A genomic window from Desulfonatronovibrio magnus includes:
- a CDS encoding UDP-glucose dehydrogenase family protein, whose amino-acid sequence MDVCIVGTGYVGLVSAACFAEMGNNVYCVDINPKVIESLTQGKVHIYEPGLEEMVQRNFSQGRLHFTTDIKEGLANSLFVFICVGTPPGDDGRADLSYVYQVAHEVGRYMQDYKIVVDKSTVPVGTADRVRSIIRDEISTRGAELEFDVVSNPEFLKEGDAVSDFMKPDRVIVGTDNIRTAELLKALYSPFARSRDKLIVMSVRSAEMTKYAANCMLATKISFINEIANICEKVGADIGDVRTGIGSDHRIGYHFIYPGAGYGGSCFPKDVKALIGTALDYGYSPGVLTAVEELNKQQKQVIARKILSYFEPQGGVKDKTLALWGLAFKANTDDIREAPALEIIRQLTSNGMRIRAYDPEAGENAAQELKDNALVEIVNDQYEPLSGADALAVVTEWNQFRNPDFKRIKGELTSPIIFDGRNLYSPRILGEMGFAYLCVGRPEVDTKRGEDPGAIKMQAEYS is encoded by the coding sequence GTGGACGTTTGCATAGTTGGTACCGGATATGTAGGCTTGGTAAGCGCGGCCTGTTTCGCGGAGATGGGCAATAACGTTTATTGTGTGGACATCAATCCCAAGGTGATTGAAAGCCTGACTCAAGGCAAGGTACATATTTACGAGCCTGGGCTGGAAGAAATGGTGCAGAGAAACTTCAGCCAGGGAAGGCTGCACTTTACAACAGATATCAAGGAAGGTTTAGCCAACAGTCTGTTTGTATTCATCTGCGTTGGAACTCCTCCCGGGGATGATGGCAGGGCTGATTTGTCCTATGTTTATCAAGTGGCTCATGAAGTGGGTCGATATATGCAGGACTATAAAATTGTTGTGGACAAATCTACTGTCCCTGTTGGCACAGCAGACAGGGTGCGCAGTATAATCCGTGACGAGATATCAACACGCGGAGCAGAGCTTGAGTTTGATGTTGTTTCTAATCCCGAGTTTCTCAAGGAAGGTGACGCTGTATCAGACTTTATGAAGCCGGACAGGGTTATTGTAGGGACAGACAACATCAGAACTGCTGAGTTGCTCAAGGCCCTGTATTCTCCTTTTGCCAGAAGCAGAGACAAGTTGATAGTCATGTCTGTGCGCAGTGCTGAGATGACCAAATATGCAGCCAACTGCATGCTGGCTACCAAGATATCTTTTATTAATGAAATAGCCAATATTTGTGAAAAAGTCGGGGCTGATATTGGCGATGTACGGACTGGAATAGGTTCTGATCACCGCATTGGTTATCACTTTATATACCCGGGGGCAGGCTATGGAGGGTCATGTTTTCCCAAGGATGTCAAGGCGCTTATTGGTACAGCCTTAGACTATGGATATTCACCCGGGGTTCTGACTGCTGTGGAAGAACTCAATAAACAGCAGAAGCAGGTGATTGCCCGAAAAATTTTGAGTTATTTTGAGCCTCAAGGCGGCGTTAAAGATAAAACTCTGGCTTTGTGGGGCCTGGCCTTCAAGGCCAATACAGATGATATAAGAGAGGCTCCTGCTTTGGAAATCATCCGTCAACTAACTTCCAATGGTATGAGAATCAGGGCCTACGATCCAGAAGCAGGGGAAAATGCCGCACAGGAGCTTAAAGACAATGCTCTGGTTGAAATTGTCAATGATCAGTATGAACCTTTGTCAGGTGCAGATGCACTGGCTGTTGTCACAGAATGGAATCAGTTTAGAAATCCTGATTTCAAAAGAATCAAAGGGGAACTTACTTCTCCCATAATATTTGACGGCAGGAATCTCTACTCTCCAAGGATACTTGGAGAAATGGGGTTTGCTTACTTATGTGTGGGGCGTCCTGAGGTGGACACAAAAAGGGGTGAAGACCCTGGAGCCATAAAAATGCAGGCTGAATATTCCTGA
- a CDS encoding HD domain-containing phosphohydrolase: protein MDISNETVKILVVDDEESLREICRDALKDEGYNVLQAGDGQQALEVVSANKDVDVIISDLRMPVMNGLELLEKIKEKQLDIDFLIMTGFATIETAVECMKKGAADYLPKPFNINHLLVKVSKVIRDRTAKLERNRLSNIVRMLNLSNALNAQLDLKSICYEFVLQVQRNFSPDSAVLFTRADGKSNLTKSVIRGRLFREDPEFFARVQRLAQESLNESKSYLLDKYTARQLPMFADQEFPYSLMVVPLFSQQNRVGAVVLLRKDSSLFSNDDLQLLSVFAAHVATAIQNAKMYTRMRDQNIDIIRSYAKAVEAKDYYTKGHSERVAVYAVKLGSYLKLDSKELDALYTAGVLHDIGKIGIPDHILNKPDKLSDEEFEVMKSHPVIARDILSQVWSLKETLPVVFHHHERVDGKGYPEGISNGQIPGLAKIISVVDAFEAMTSDRAYRKALPWEKARDILLSGKGSQWESDLVDSWVDLLNRDGFENIQKDMQTMPLRTSQR, encoded by the coding sequence ATGGATATCAGCAATGAAACAGTAAAAATTCTCGTGGTGGACGATGAGGAAAGCCTGCGGGAAATCTGCAGAGACGCACTGAAGGATGAAGGTTATAATGTATTGCAGGCTGGAGACGGGCAGCAGGCCTTAGAGGTTGTTTCAGCCAATAAAGATGTTGATGTTATCATCTCAGACCTTCGGATGCCGGTGATGAATGGCTTGGAGCTGCTGGAGAAAATCAAGGAAAAGCAGCTTGATATTGATTTTTTGATCATGACCGGTTTCGCCACCATTGAAACTGCTGTAGAGTGCATGAAAAAGGGGGCAGCAGACTATCTGCCCAAACCATTTAATATAAATCACCTTCTGGTCAAGGTCAGCAAGGTGATCAGGGACAGAACCGCCAAGCTGGAGCGCAACAGGTTAAGCAACATAGTGCGTATGCTCAATCTGAGCAATGCTCTTAATGCCCAGCTTGATCTCAAATCCATATGTTATGAGTTTGTTTTGCAGGTTCAGCGTAATTTTTCTCCGGACAGTGCTGTTCTGTTCACCAGAGCTGATGGTAAAAGCAATTTGACCAAATCAGTGATCAGAGGCAGGCTTTTTCGTGAAGATCCTGAATTTTTTGCCAGGGTTCAGAGGCTGGCTCAGGAATCATTGAATGAATCCAAGTCATACTTGCTTGATAAGTATACTGCCCGTCAGCTACCCATGTTCGCAGACCAGGAATTTCCTTACTCCCTGATGGTGGTTCCTCTTTTTTCTCAGCAGAACCGGGTTGGTGCCGTGGTCCTCCTGAGAAAAGACAGCAGCCTCTTTTCCAATGATGACCTGCAGTTGCTTAGTGTTTTTGCTGCTCATGTGGCAACTGCCATTCAAAATGCCAAGATGTACACCCGCATGCGAGATCAGAACATTGATATAATCCGTTCTTATGCCAAGGCGGTTGAAGCCAAGGATTATTATACCAAGGGCCATTCTGAGAGGGTTGCAGTCTATGCTGTCAAACTTGGCAGTTATCTCAAACTTGACTCCAAAGAACTTGATGCCCTTTATACTGCAGGTGTGTTGCATGATATTGGCAAAATCGGCATTCCTGATCATATCCTTAACAAGCCGGACAAACTCAGTGACGAAGAATTTGAGGTAATGAAGTCCCATCCTGTCATTGCAAGGGACATACTTTCTCAAGTCTGGTCTCTGAAAGAGACTTTGCCGGTGGTGTTTCATCATCATGAACGCGTGGACGGCAAGGGTTATCCTGAAGGCATCTCCAATGGTCAGATTCCAGGCTTGGCCAAGATAATCAGTGTAGTGGATGCCTTTGAGGCCATGACTTCGGACCGTGCATACCGCAAGGCCCTGCCATGGGAAAAAGCCAGAGATATCCTGTTAAGTGGAAAAGGAAGCCAATGGGAAAGTGATTTGGTTGACAGCTGGGTGGATTTACTTAACCGCGATGGTTTTGAGAATATTCAGAAGGATATGCAGACAATGCCGCTAAGAACGAGTCAAAGATGA
- the qrcC gene encoding menaquinone reductase iron-sulfur cluster-binding subunit QrcC: MAIYKLKEFKIKWGMVIDLDKCTGCGACMISCQAENNMAPMPDATDKLYSMTWMLVYRLSNGKPFPDHDIAYLPRPCVQCGNPNCVPVCPVIATTKDEEGGIVSQISPRCIGCRYCMAACPYRARYFNWHDPVWPQGMEKTLTPFTSTRPRGVVEKCHYCHHRFKAAKEKARYDGRDPNKLDEDDYTTACAQNCPTGAITFGDLMNPEHKVAKLAKSPYAFRLLERLGTDPQLYYMSKREWVRRQGDNYLEHEPTKGV; encoded by the coding sequence ATGGCTATATACAAATTAAAAGAGTTTAAAATCAAATGGGGGATGGTCATAGACCTGGATAAGTGCACCGGCTGCGGAGCGTGCATGATTTCCTGCCAGGCTGAAAACAATATGGCTCCCATGCCGGACGCTACCGACAAGTTGTATTCCATGACCTGGATGCTGGTATATCGGCTTTCCAATGGAAAACCTTTTCCTGATCATGATATCGCCTATCTGCCAAGACCCTGTGTGCAGTGCGGTAACCCGAACTGCGTGCCTGTCTGTCCGGTAATTGCCACCACCAAGGATGAGGAAGGGGGCATAGTCAGTCAGATATCACCAAGATGTATAGGTTGTCGCTATTGCATGGCAGCCTGTCCTTACCGTGCCCGTTATTTTAACTGGCATGATCCGGTCTGGCCCCAGGGAATGGAAAAAACCCTGACTCCTTTTACTTCCACCAGGCCGAGAGGAGTAGTTGAAAAGTGTCATTACTGCCATCACCGGTTCAAGGCTGCCAAAGAAAAGGCCAGGTATGACGGCAGGGATCCCAATAAGCTGGATGAGGATGATTATACTACTGCCTGCGCCCAGAATTGTCCTACTGGCGCCATTACATTTGGTGACCTCATGAATCCTGAGCATAAAGTAGCCAAGCTTGCCAAAAGCCCCTATGCATTCAGGCTGTTGGAAAGGCTCGGCACCGACCCTCAGCTTTACTATATGAGCAAAAGGGAGTGGGTGCGCAGACAGGGCGATAACTACCTTGAACATGAACCCACCAAAGGAGTGTAA
- the qrcD gene encoding menaquinone reductase integral membrane subunit QrcD: MIDKEWLPEGVERCSFGKFMVWIGFLGVFVLLGVYASYVVWSTGLITTGLNNYFAFGLWIVFDLAVIALGAGAFFSGFLTYILRIDQLKNIINLAVIVGFVCYSGAMIILTLEVGQPLRAWFGYWHPNVHSMLTEVIFCITCYLIVLIIEFIPIILENRKLNKIRFLHHLAHNFHVYMPLFAGIGTFLSFFHQGSLGGMYGVLFSQPFAYREHFFIWPWTFFLFIASAIASGPAFTMLVATMMEKITGRKLVDFKTKALLGKIAGSLLCFYLFFKILDTWYWATDTLPKMGLTFSQLYNEVYGTWLLWFELGLCGVIPAIMLIVPKFRNQPGLLYLGAFLACVGVVVNRFVFTVQTLAHPVMPFDTWTVYVPAWTEWMTCIEVTAYCILIISLSYRYLPVFPQERKLNS; encoded by the coding sequence ATGATTGATAAAGAATGGCTTCCTGAAGGCGTCGAAAGATGCTCTTTTGGCAAATTTATGGTCTGGATTGGGTTTCTGGGAGTGTTCGTACTCCTCGGGGTTTATGCCTCATATGTAGTCTGGTCCACAGGACTGATAACAACCGGGCTTAATAACTATTTTGCATTTGGATTGTGGATCGTCTTTGATCTGGCAGTTATTGCTCTTGGGGCAGGGGCCTTTTTCTCGGGATTTCTAACCTATATCCTTAGAATCGATCAACTTAAAAACATAATTAATCTGGCAGTGATTGTTGGTTTTGTCTGCTATTCCGGGGCTATGATCATCCTGACTCTTGAAGTTGGACAGCCCCTGAGAGCCTGGTTTGGATACTGGCACCCCAATGTGCACTCCATGCTGACAGAGGTTATCTTTTGCATAACCTGTTATCTGATAGTGCTTATCATTGAATTTATTCCCATTATTCTTGAAAACCGCAAGCTTAATAAAATCAGATTTCTGCATCATCTGGCACACAACTTTCACGTGTACATGCCATTATTTGCTGGAATAGGAACCTTCCTGTCATTTTTTCACCAGGGATCCCTGGGTGGTATGTACGGAGTTCTGTTCAGCCAGCCATTTGCGTATCGTGAACATTTTTTCATCTGGCCATGGACATTCTTTTTGTTTATTGCTTCAGCCATTGCCTCAGGTCCTGCGTTCACCATGCTTGTGGCCACAATGATGGAAAAGATTACCGGACGCAAACTTGTAGACTTCAAGACCAAGGCGCTTCTCGGTAAAATAGCAGGTTCTCTGCTGTGTTTTTATCTCTTTTTCAAGATACTGGATACATGGTACTGGGCCACTGATACCTTGCCCAAAATGGGACTGACTTTCAGCCAGCTTTACAATGAAGTATACGGTACGTGGCTGCTGTGGTTTGAACTTGGGCTGTGCGGAGTAATTCCGGCAATCATGCTCATTGTTCCCAAGTTCCGCAATCAGCCAGGCCTGCTTTATCTCGGAGCATTTCTGGCGTGCGTCGGCGTAGTGGTTAACAGGTTTGTCTTTACTGTGCAGACCCTTGCTCATCCAGTCATGCCTTTTGATACCTGGACGGTTTATGTACCGGCCTGGACTGAGTGGATGACATGTATTGAAGTCACAGCATATTGTATTCTGATTATCAGCCTGTCCTACAGATATCTGCCTGTTTTCCCACAGGAGAGAAAGCTCAACAGCTGA